In the genome of Theropithecus gelada isolate Dixy chromosome 19, Tgel_1.0, whole genome shotgun sequence, the window TTGATTCTAGGACTATTTGACCTCAAGGTTAATGATGATGGTATTAATATAGAAGCTGATATTGGTTCGCCTATGTGTGGCATCTTGTTTCATTAACTGGATGAACCCTTTAAAAGAATGTTATGAAGCAAGCTCTCTCATACTTCAGGATatgaaagaagaacaaactaaaccctaGCACAGTGATTGAAGGACACAATACGGATTAgagtggataaaaataaaatggagaatggaaaaagaatagaGGAAATTAATGAACCAAAGTTGATTCTTCAaagtaaaatcaacaaaatggatGACCATTAACTAGactgactaagaaaaaaagagagaagattaaaattactaaaatcagaaatgaaaaagagtcGGAGCATGATGGGTCATTTtttaatcctagctctttggaaGGTCAcaatgggaggatttcttgaggccaagTGTTTGGACCAGCATAGGTAACCTGGGGAGACCCTCCCtctaggaaaaaatttaaaaaccaattagctgggcatggtggcatgcatctgtagtcctagtattttgggaggctgaagaaggacaattgcttgaaaccaagaggttgaggctgcagtaagccacaatcacgccactgtatttcagcctgggcTGGCCTAcaaagtgagagcctgtctctctctcttaacgaaaaaaaaaagtaaggtaaagaaaaagaaaaagaaaaaagaaaatgaagtgattACTACCAATTCTAATGAAACAATGATTATGAAAGTATTGTAAATAATTGTATTCCAATATATTGGATAACATagatgaaatagataaattcctagaaaaacacaaaaatatgaatagaGCTATAATCAGTAATAAGATTGAATCaacaaaagcatttgataaaattcagtattttttcaaaataaaagcattcTAACTAAGAATGGAAGGAAACCACCTCAACATAAAGGTAATATGTGAAAAACCCAATGCTAACATCACACTCCATagagaaagactgaaagctttccttGTATGAgcaggaaaaagacaaggatgctgcTTTTGACACttctattcaatgtagtattgaATTTTCTAGTCAGGAAAACTaggcaagaatttttaaaaagacattcaaattggaagaaaggagtaaaattatttctgttcacAGATAACTTAaacttatatgtagaaaatcctaaagatggAAGAAacctattagaattaataaatgaattaagtaaTGTTGCACAATATAAAATCAACATTCTAACATCAGTTGTATTTCAACACACTAACCATGAACAATCTgaagggaaattaagaaaaaaattttaatttgtattaacatcaaaaagattaaagtatttaggaataagtttaaccaaagaggtgaaatgaTTATACCTGAAATCCATAAAATATTGCTTAATGTTGacatcaataaaatgaaagccattttgttttcatgaattagaagactcACTATTGTCAGGAGGACAATACCACCCAAAATGAGCTGCAGATTCAATATAATTCCTATCAGAATTTCAGTGACATTTttgcagtaaaagaaaaatccgtcctaaaatatatattgaatctTATGACTCTAAGAGACAAGCAACATTGAAGAGGAAGAATGAggctggaggactcacacttcctgatgtCAGCATTTACTACAAGGCCCCAGTAACCAatacagtatggtactggcataaaggaGGACAtagaaattaataagatagaACAAAGAGCCCAGAAAGAAATACTTGCATATATGGCCAAAAGATTTTCATCGAGTGTGCCAAGATtgttcaatggggaaaggagagtGTTCTCACCGAATGATATTGGAAAACCTGAATATCCCAGGGCAAGAATGAGTGGAACATTTACctaacatcatatacaaaaattaacccacaatagatcaaagatctaaatgtaagagcaaAATCTAcacaactcttagaagaaaacaggagaaaaacttCATGATATTGGATTTCACAACGATTTCTTGGTTGTAACAACAAAAGCATAGGCAANNNNNNNNNNNNNNNNNNNNNNNNNNNNNNNNNNNNNNNNNNNNNNNNNNNNNNNNNNNNNNNNNNNNNNNNNNNNNNNNNNNNNNNNNNNNNNNNNNNNNNNNNNNNNNNNNNNNNNNNNNNNNNNNNNNNNNNNNNNNNNNNNNNNNNNNNNNNNNNNNNNNNNNNNNNNNNNNNNNNNNNNNNNNNNNNNNNNNNNNNNNNATTCTCATATAAAAGAGCATCCATTCCTAGGTATGTACCCGAAGAACTGAATCCAGGGACTCAAATAGATACTCGCATGGGACTGTTGattgcagcattactcataaaAGATAAACTATGAAAACAatccaagtgttcatcaacaCATCAATAAACAAATGTGGTGACACATACAACAGAATGTAAatctgccataaaaaggaaggaagctcTCACATCCGCTGGAATATACACGGACTTTggaaacactatgctaagtgaaatatgtcAGAAAcgaaataacatatatatatatataaaattccatttacatgaaccatctagaataggcaaattcatagagatagagtAGAGATGATCAAGGTCTAGGGTGGAAAATACAGGGAGTTATTATTGTTTCAatgatacaaagtttcagtttaaaatgacaaaaattttctatgaaaaacagtgttgaTGGGAACTTAACACTGTGTATGTGGTTAATTCCACTCGATTGCACATTTTAAAGTGGTTAAAATAGCACATAATtcacagaactgtgaaaaatcGATTTCTATTATTTAATTCACCGAGGCTAAgttgtttgttatagcagctaaaGCCCGTGAATACATCATCTGACCCAGTGTTTTCCATGAAACGTATCACTTTTTCAATCAAGTTAGCTGGAAGCTCCCAAGCCCATGTGCAGTGCTCAGCCCCAGACATCACTCTCCCCAGGGTATATACAGTGCCGCCTActgcacacaaacacaaactCACAGAAGGTGACAAAAATCTGCGTTCGGGACATCCGATTGTGAAAGAGGGAGAACAGTGAACGTGGAGCCACAGAGAATGGGACTCACGGGGCTGGAAGGTGATGGAGCTATAATATAACATATGTGTGACCTCGAGTGAAATGTGCAGATCCTTGTGGAATAAAACACGCAGCCTGGCAGGGACTTCGGCCACCCACACTTCCCTTCCAGTCCACCAGAGGGCGGCAGAGTCCCTCCAGCCTGGAGCCTTCCCAGGGGAGGCCGACGTCCCTCAGCAGAATCCATAGCCAAGCAGGGTCCACCCTCACCAGGGTCACCTCGGCCCAAGACCTCAATGTCCTCCATGCTCCCCACATGGACTCTGTCAGCTCCTCCCTGACCTGGCGGCCGCCAATCTAACACCACTCCCTCTGCAGGCAGCTCCTGCCCCACAGGCTTGCACCTTCCCTGGGCTCAGCTAAAAAGACATCTCCCAGGGCAGCGATGGTGCACGGGAAGCCACATTGCGCGCTTTCCCCTCGTGACCTCCCTCCATCCTCATCAACTCTTTCTGTCACTGCTCCCTAAATGCCCACCCGTGCTCCATCTGTCCTGTTCTGTGGGGCATCCCAGGCCAAGCCTAGCGCTGACACAGAACAGCGGCTGCCTGAGGGCCCACAGCCTCCCCGGGAATCAGTCAGGCACCCTGTGACCTGTCTGCCCACTGCACCCTGTGGGGTTCAAAGCGTGTGTGATGGTCACACACAGGCACCGTCCAGGATGTGGTCGCCTACTCCCGTCTGTCCCTTGGGAAGACAGACTTCTCCTGTGTCCCTGCTGGGAGAAGGGGGTATTATTGTTCTTTGCTCCCAGAACACAACTCGCCCTCACCTGCCCTCTCAGGGGTGACCAACGTCCCTCCAAACAGAATCTCTGGCGACTGCCTGTTCCTCCTCTACAGAGAGCAGCTTGGCCAATCCAAAACCCTCAGAATAGACCCCTGGTTATCTCACCACACGCAGGGCTGAGCCCATCATGACCACAGAGTAAGTCGGGATGAATCTCTCCAGCTCTAAACccctgctctgtcccaggctccccttcctgtgtctcaACGAGCCATGTTCCAGGGGTTCCTGGGTaactccccacttcctcctgcaCCACCATGGGGAAGTGTACTGTGCTGACCACAGTACAGTCAGCTGGGCACAGAAGAGAGGACACAAAAGATGGTCAGGAAGAAATGAGAAACCCTGAGCCCCAGCTCAGCCACCAGTCCCCAGGGAGCAATAGAGTGACTGAGAACTGTCCTTTGACCATGGGACTCACAGCCCTCACTGAGCAACCAGCACAGGCCTCTCCTCCCAAGAGGCATGAGAGATTCACCCTGCACACCTCCAGGAAGGACAGTTTCCTCTGAGACACCCAGGTCCTGAATATCCATCCTTGGAAGCTGCAGCCAAGCTAGACACAATTAGAGAAAGGAAGGGTCCCTCTCACCAGGCAATACACAGCTCACCCACAGCACAATGGGGTATCCCTGTGACAGGGACCTGGTGCAGCTCCAGCCTCCTGCACTGAAGAGGAGAGCTAGATGGGGATGAAAGAGGGCAAAGGGCACAAATGTGCACACCGACCCAGATCCATGGGgacagcaggaggctgaggtgcaggaCTGTGCTTGCCCAACCTACAGGGTATGTGTGTGaccgtgtgtgtctgtgtgtgtgtcttttgtgtgtatgtttgtgtttctgtACATAGTGTGCATCGAGGTTTGGTGACAGAATCACTGCTGAAAAAGGCAGAGGCCTCCACAGTTCCCAGGGACCTGACACACAGACAAAAGGAAATAGAGAAGGAGGGACAAGGAGGCAGGACTGAGAGGTGGGGACAGAGGGGTGTCCTGGACACAGACCCCGCCCATGAGCCTGAGAAGTGCTCCTGTCCCGGGAAGAGGCTCAACACAGAAGGAGGAAGGACAGCACAGCTGACAGCcatgctcagaaagtttctggaTCCCAGGCTCATCTCCACAGAGGAGAACATGCAGGCAGCACAGGCCATGGGGGCcccctcagcccctccctgcaCACTGCACATCACCTGGAAGGAGCTCCTGCTCACAGGTGAGGAGAGAACTTCCTCGGAGAggacaggaggaggaagcagaattATTGGATGGGGTCTCCTGGAGAGGATGGGGTTCTTAAAAATGAaagtcagcactttgggaggctgagttgggtggatcatgaggtcaggagttcaagaccactctgctCAACACACtgaagctccgtctctactaaaaatacaaaaaaattaaccaggtgtcgtggtgtgctcctgtaatcctagctacttgagaggctgaggcagaagaattgcatcaacctaagaggcagaggttgcagtgagtggagattgtgccactgcacaccaacctggctGACAgtaagagactctgtctcaaaaaaaaaaaaaatacaggaaagaagGCTCTTTTGGAGCCTGGATAGGGAAAAATATACACAAGAGGGACAGGGGTCAAAACAGGAAAATCACATTGAACCGGAATTGGTAAGAGGTAGGAAAATCTCAAGTGTTCTTGTTTCCTGGTTAATCATCACTGGAcaccacattttgaaaaatgataataataactattatcaGATTGCACTTCAAATGAAAATGTAAGCAGGGCATGAAACATTGTCCTCAGCAAAAACCTCAAcaattgaggaaagaaaaaaaaatagccctgGCATGGAGGGCCCTTGGAACCCTCACATCTGCAAGAGTCTGcagtctgtgccaggcactggggtgcAACCAAGATCATAAaagtccctgtcctcagggagctcaTGCTCTCATGGGGAGGAAGACAGACATGCAAAGAGATCTAGAATGTGAGGTCAGGTGTTGACAGGAGCTCCGGAGGAGCAgagcagggaaaggtcagaaaggGAAGATCCAGAGTCTCTGAAGGAGGTGTCAGGAAAGAAGTCTAAGGATGCCCTGATGTGAGCAGGACCTgagggcagtgtggagggagCCGTGCAGACCTCTGGGGAAGAGAATTCCAAACAGAAAAATACCGAGGTCAGAAGTGTTGAAGGAATGGGGGTCACGCCGCTGACCTTCACCCAGTAGGACAGTAGGACAGTAGGACACAAAcacataatcacacacacacacaaaaagaggtATGtgtggattttgtgtgtgtgtgtgtgtgtcttcaagGCTGATGACTGAAGAGATCTTCTCAGGATACATGGCCTCATCTTTTCACCCCAATACATAGGTCTCAATATTGACTGATGCTCTCTCCACCTACTAGCATCACTTTTAATCTTCTGGAACTCGCCTACCACTGCCCAAGTCACAATTGAAGCTCAGCCAACCAATATTTCCGAGGGGAACGATGTTCTTCTACTTGTACACAATTTGCCCCAGAATCCTGCTGCCTACATCTGGTACAAAGGGCAAATAATGGACCTCCACCATTACATTACAGCATATACAATAGACACTGAAAGAATTATATTTGGGCCTGCATACAGTGGACGAGAAAGAGTATATTCCAATGCATCCCTGCTGATCCAGAGTGTGAACCAGAAGGACGCAGGATCCTACACCATAAAAATCATAAAGCGAGGTGACGGGACTGAAGGAGTAACTGGACATTTCACCTTATATGGTGAGTGGTTCCACATGATCCCTGGGTGTTGGGGCGTGGGGGTCACTTCTACTTTGCACACACAGGACGGTCAGGCCTACACCGTGCCTATATCCCTCTCTGCGTTATGTCCCATGTTGGGGCTTCAGCATTTAGTGcaggacacacacagaggagacaaactACAACAGATCAGAAttcctttcctgcctccagacACTACAGACACTTGCTGCACAGGAAGGACAGTCtgatggggtggggggtgctcAGCAGGAGGAGATCAGTCTCAGCCAAGTACCTCATGCCTTCTTCATAAACTTGACCCTGAGAAAGACCCTGGAGAACTGAGCAGGGCTTTGCCTAAGAGGCCCGCAGAGATACTCTCAGAGAAGCTCAGCCCAAGAAGCCTCAACCCCAGACCCCGTTCCTAAATCCTTACTCCAGATAAAGCTGAAGAGCTTCTGTCAATTCTGGGTTGTGGCTGGGCTTACTGGGACCAAGGATTCACCAGCTGTCTGAGTACTGTGTCTCCTGGAGCTGCTCACTAGCCAGGGCTCAGCACTCAGAACCTCATCTGGTCAAGGACAGAGCTTTCTTCACCTGACACTCAGAGTGGAGAGGACAGAAAGGCAAGCTTTGTAGGCCATCAGCCAACTGCCTTGCGAGGCTTAGGACACTCCATAGGAAGTCTAAtgtccccagaagcagaaacagaagacagaaaatgtaCCTGGCAGCAGCTTGTCCACAGGGATCTGACCTAAAGGTGCTCTCTCATGGAagtgaataataataaatgctgtttGTGTGAACACCTTCACTGTGCCAAGTATTAGGTCCGATGACTGTGAAGAATTTACAATTTATTCACAGATAGCATGAAAACCCACAGTCCATTTGCCATTTAGCTTATTTGACTGGGAGataactgaggcacaggaaggcACAGTCACTGAACCAGAGTCACACAAACACAAAAGGCAGATCAGGGTCACATGAGGTCTGTCTGCAGCCACAGGTCCATCCTCTCCTCCACCAGAAGTGAGGGCTTATTGGGTTCCAATGACCCTGTAGTAATTTACTGGCTTAAATCCTCTCCTCTTAGGCATCCAAATCTCAGAGGAGTGAGAGCAAATGGTCAGCTGATTAGTCTGCACTCCAGAACTAAATCACCAGCCTCAACCATCAGAGTCAGTGCAAAA includes:
- the LOC112612137 gene encoding pregnancy-specific beta-1-glycoprotein 2-like; this translates as MLRKFLDPRLISTEENMQAAQAMGAPSAPPCTLHITWKELLLTASLLIFWNSPTTAQVTIEAQPTNISEGNDVLLLVHNLPQNPAAYIWYKGQIMDLHHYITAYTIDTERIIFGPAYSGRERVYSNASLLIQSVNQKDAGSYTIKIIKRGDGTEGVTGHFTLYGEWFHMIPGGDSQALHQQQQLKPQGGHGDCDLIL